A region of uncultured Carboxylicivirga sp. DNA encodes the following proteins:
- the ilvB gene encoding biosynthetic-type acetolactate synthase large subunit has product METKTQPETKEADPMKKQRMNGSEAVIQSLLHEGVDLIFGYPGGAIMPVYDALYHYQEKLRHVLVRHEQGAVHAAQGFARVTGKVGVCVVTSGPGATNAVTGIADAMIDSTPMVVISGQVASPLLGTDAFQETDVVGITQPISKWNYQVKRAEEIPEAIAKAFYIARTGRPGPVVLDITKDAQFGMLEFEYNKQVKIRSYKPTFPIKKDSVSEAVRLINLSKKPLALVGQGVILGGAENELKTFLEKTGIPAAWTLLGLSALPSDHPLNVGMLGMHGNYGPNVKTNESDLIIAIGMRFDDRVTGNVQKYATNAKVIHLEIDKAEINKIIYADVPVVGDVKQSLPMITEMVSEKNHDEWVKEFRACDKIEDQKIITPELYPAKEGLTMGEVVRRVTEAYDNDAIMVTDVGQQQMIASRYFKFKNTRSVVTSGGLGTMGFGLPAALGAQLGMPERPVCLFVGDGGIQMTIQELGTIYQTKAPVKIILLNNNYLGMVRQWQELFFDRRYASTLLENPDFQTICKGYYIESSIVHKREELDEAVKKMVEHDGPYLLEVRVEKEGNVFPMVPTGASVSEIRLE; this is encoded by the coding sequence ATGGAAACAAAAACGCAACCAGAAACAAAGGAGGCAGATCCAATGAAAAAGCAAAGAATGAATGGCTCAGAAGCCGTAATTCAGTCGTTACTGCACGAAGGTGTAGACTTAATTTTTGGATATCCGGGAGGAGCTATCATGCCAGTATATGATGCCCTATACCACTATCAGGAAAAATTACGCCACGTATTGGTACGCCATGAGCAAGGTGCTGTTCATGCAGCTCAGGGATTTGCAAGAGTAACAGGTAAAGTTGGTGTTTGTGTGGTTACCAGTGGTCCGGGTGCTACGAATGCAGTAACCGGCATTGCTGACGCAATGATTGATTCAACACCTATGGTAGTAATCAGTGGTCAGGTAGCTTCTCCATTGTTAGGTACTGATGCTTTTCAGGAAACAGATGTAGTTGGTATTACCCAGCCTATTTCCAAATGGAATTACCAGGTTAAAAGAGCGGAAGAAATTCCGGAAGCCATTGCCAAAGCTTTTTATATTGCCAGAACAGGCAGACCAGGTCCTGTAGTACTTGACATAACAAAAGATGCCCAATTTGGCATGCTTGAATTCGAGTACAATAAGCAAGTTAAAATACGTAGCTACAAACCTACATTCCCAATAAAAAAGGATTCTGTTTCTGAAGCAGTACGTTTAATCAACCTATCTAAAAAACCATTGGCATTAGTTGGTCAGGGTGTTATTTTAGGTGGTGCCGAAAATGAATTAAAAACATTCCTTGAGAAAACAGGAATTCCTGCTGCATGGACACTATTGGGATTATCTGCATTGCCTTCTGATCATCCTTTAAATGTAGGTATGTTGGGAATGCATGGTAACTATGGCCCTAACGTTAAGACCAACGAAAGTGATTTAATCATCGCCATTGGAATGCGTTTCGACGACAGGGTTACAGGTAATGTTCAGAAATATGCCACCAATGCAAAGGTTATTCACCTAGAAATTGATAAGGCTGAAATCAATAAAATTATATATGCTGATGTTCCGGTTGTAGGTGATGTTAAACAATCATTACCAATGATTACCGAAATGGTTTCTGAAAAGAACCATGATGAATGGGTAAAGGAATTCAGAGCATGTGATAAGATCGAAGATCAGAAAATCATCACTCCAGAATTATATCCTGCCAAAGAAGGATTAACCATGGGAGAAGTAGTTCGCAGAGTGACTGAGGCATATGACAATGACGCAATCATGGTGACCGATGTGGGTCAGCAACAAATGATCGCTTCGAGATATTTCAAATTTAAAAACACCAGAAGTGTTGTTACATCAGGTGGTTTGGGAACTATGGGATTTGGTTTACCAGCAGCTTTAGGAGCCCAATTGGGTATGCCGGAAAGACCTGTTTGTCTGTTCGTTGGCGATGGTGGTATTCAAATGACCATTCAGGAGCTGGGTACGATTTATCAGACCAAGGCGCCTGTAAAAATCATTCTTCTGAATAATAACTACTTGGGCATGGTACGCCAGTGGCAGGAACTATTCTTTGACAGACGATATGCTTCAACGCTATTAGAAAATCCTGATTTCCAAACTATCTGTAAAGGATACTACATCGAAAGCTCGATCGTTCATAAGCGTGAAGAATTGGATGAGGCAGTGAAGAAAATGGTAGAACATGACGGACCGTATCTACTTGAAGTAAGAGTAGAAAAAGAAGGTAATGTATTTCCGATGGTACCGACAGGTGCATCTGTTTCAGAAATACGCCTTGAGTAA
- the ilvD gene encoding dihydroxy-acid dehydratase — protein MKRILRSATTTEGRRMAGARSLWRANGMKENHFGKPVIAVVNSFTQFVPGHVHLHDIGQMVKQRIEANGCFAAEFNTIAIDDGIAMGHDGMLYSLPSRDIIADSVEYMANAHKVDAMVCISNCDKITPGMLMASMRLNIPTIFVSGGPMEAGKVGNKALDLVDAMVMAADDSVSDEEVNAVERNACPTCGSCSGMFTANSMNCLNEAIGLALPGNGTIVATHQNRKGLFEKAADLIVDITYKYYRDGDDSVLPRSIATYKSFENAMTLDIAMGGSTNTVLHILAIAHEAGVDFNMDDIDRLSRKTPVLSKVAPNSHYHIEDVNRAGGILGILAELNRGGLLHTDVSRIDYPTLADALKDYDVAGGTATENAYEVYSSAPAGMFNLTMGSQKTKYAELDLDRQKGCIRDIEHAYFQDGGLAVLFGNLAEKGCIVKTAGVDESIFTFNGTARVYESQDEAIDGILSDEVKAGDVVIIRYEGPKGGPGMQEMLYPTSYLKSKHLGKACALLTDGRFSGGTSGLSIGHASPEAAAGGTIALVQNGDPITIDIPNRKIELNISDEELAQRRKEEEAKGSLAFKPGDRVRNISKALKAYASLVSSADKGAVRLID, from the coding sequence ATGAAACGAATTTTAAGAAGCGCAACAACAACAGAAGGAAGACGAATGGCAGGGGCCCGCAGTCTTTGGCGAGCTAATGGTATGAAAGAAAATCATTTTGGCAAGCCTGTTATTGCAGTGGTTAATTCATTTACACAATTTGTACCTGGTCATGTTCATTTGCACGACATAGGTCAAATGGTAAAGCAACGCATTGAAGCAAATGGATGTTTTGCTGCTGAATTCAATACAATAGCAATCGACGATGGTATTGCCATGGGGCACGATGGAATGTTATACTCTTTGCCATCCCGTGATATTATCGCCGACAGTGTTGAATACATGGCCAATGCCCACAAGGTGGATGCAATGGTTTGTATCAGTAACTGTGATAAAATTACTCCGGGAATGCTGATGGCCTCTATGCGATTGAACATCCCAACTATTTTTGTTTCCGGTGGACCAATGGAAGCTGGTAAAGTTGGGAACAAAGCATTAGACCTTGTTGATGCAATGGTAATGGCCGCTGATGACTCAGTTTCGGATGAAGAAGTAAATGCAGTTGAGCGTAATGCCTGTCCTACCTGTGGTTCATGTTCAGGTATGTTTACTGCAAACTCGATGAACTGCCTGAATGAAGCAATCGGATTAGCTTTACCAGGAAACGGAACCATTGTTGCGACTCACCAAAACCGTAAAGGTTTATTTGAAAAAGCAGCCGATTTAATTGTAGATATTACTTATAAATATTATCGCGATGGTGACGATTCTGTATTACCTCGCTCAATTGCTACCTACAAGTCATTCGAAAATGCAATGACATTGGATATTGCTATGGGTGGTTCAACTAATACAGTATTGCATATTTTAGCCATCGCTCACGAAGCGGGTGTTGATTTTAATATGGATGATATTGACCGCTTATCGCGTAAAACTCCTGTATTATCTAAAGTAGCTCCAAACTCGCATTATCATATCGAAGACGTTAACCGTGCTGGTGGAATCTTAGGTATTTTAGCCGAATTAAACCGCGGTGGATTATTACATACTGATGTAAGTCGTATTGATTACCCAACGTTGGCTGATGCATTGAAAGATTATGATGTTGCAGGTGGAACAGCCACTGAAAATGCATATGAAGTGTATTCAAGTGCTCCGGCAGGTATGTTTAATCTTACAATGGGTTCGCAAAAAACAAAATATGCTGAGTTGGATTTAGATCGACAGAAAGGTTGTATCCGCGATATCGAACATGCCTATTTTCAAGATGGTGGTTTAGCTGTTTTATTTGGTAACCTGGCTGAAAAAGGGTGTATTGTAAAAACTGCCGGTGTAGATGAATCAATCTTCACCTTTAACGGAACTGCGCGTGTTTATGAATCGCAAGATGAAGCCATCGATGGTATTTTGTCTGATGAAGTTAAGGCAGGTGATGTGGTTATCATCAGATACGAAGGGCCTAAAGGTGGACCGGGTATGCAGGAAATGTTATATCCAACTTCTTATCTTAAATCAAAACATTTAGGAAAAGCCTGTGCCTTATTAACTGATGGTCGCTTCTCAGGAGGTACTTCTGGTTTGTCCATTGGTCATGCATCACCCGAAGCAGCAGCTGGTGGAACTATTGCATTGGTGCAAAATGGTGATCCTATCACAATTGATATTCCCAACAGAAAAATTGAACTCAATATCTCAGACGAAGAACTGGCTCAGCGCCGTAAAGAAGAGGAAGCAAAAGGAAGTTTGGCTTTCAAACCCGGTGATCGAGTCAGGAACATTTCTAAAGCTTTAAAAGCCTACGCCAGCCTTGTAAGTTCGGCTGATAAAGGCGCAGTGAGATTAATTGATTAA
- a CDS encoding 2,3,4,5-tetrahydropyridine-2,6-dicarboxylate N-succinyltransferase → MSDLKNMIEQAWENRSLLNNAETVEAIKTVIEMLDKGELRTAEPNGDEWIVNEWVKKAVILYFPTQKMETIEVGPFEFHDKIALKKDYQKLGVRVVPHAVARYGSFIESGVVMMPSYVNIGAHVETGTMVDTWATVGSCAQIGKNVHLSGGVGIGGVLEPVQAAPVIIEDDAFIGSRCIVVEGCRVGKEAVLGANVVLTGSTKIIDVTGDEPIEYKGYVPPRSVVIPGSYTKKFPAGDFQVPAALIIGKRKESTDKKTSLNDALRENNVAV, encoded by the coding sequence ATGAGCGATTTGAAAAATATGATTGAACAAGCTTGGGAAAACCGAAGCTTATTAAATAACGCAGAAACTGTTGAAGCCATTAAAACGGTTATTGAAATGTTGGATAAAGGTGAATTACGCACAGCAGAGCCTAATGGTGACGAGTGGATTGTAAATGAGTGGGTGAAAAAAGCAGTGATTTTATATTTTCCGACTCAGAAAATGGAAACCATCGAAGTGGGGCCATTTGAATTTCATGATAAAATAGCATTGAAAAAAGATTATCAGAAATTGGGTGTTCGCGTCGTACCTCATGCTGTTGCACGTTATGGTTCGTTTATTGAAAGCGGCGTGGTGATGATGCCATCATATGTTAATATTGGAGCTCATGTTGAAACCGGGACCATGGTTGATACCTGGGCAACAGTGGGTAGTTGTGCGCAAATAGGCAAAAATGTTCACCTGAGTGGAGGTGTTGGTATCGGAGGGGTATTGGAGCCTGTTCAAGCTGCTCCTGTAATTATTGAAGATGATGCGTTTATCGGATCACGTTGTATTGTGGTTGAAGGTTGTCGTGTGGGTAAAGAGGCTGTATTGGGTGCCAATGTGGTGTTAACCGGTTCTACAAAAATTATTGATGTTACCGGTGATGAGCCAATTGAATATAAAGGATATGTTCCTCCTCGTTCAGTGGTTATTCCTGGTTCGTACACCAAGAAATTCCCTGCAGGAGATTTTCAGGTGCCTGCCGCATTAATAATAGGTAAACGTAAAGAGTCGACAGATAAAAAGACTTCGTTAAACGATGCATTGCGAGAAAATAATGTAGCAGTTTAA
- a CDS encoding MarR family transcriptional regulator: protein MMDTNEILIKIRKIVRSVDIESKKIQKEYGVSIPQVLCLNFLHDSPSYQATQGEIRKFLNLNSSTVSGIINRLEKKGYLARLPKSGDKRVVNIALTSAGDSLLDRIPALLHEQLSERLQKLDSKELESVQHSLNTLVRLLNIEQVEASPLITLESDLEEDDVLNQ from the coding sequence ATGATGGATACAAACGAAATTTTAATAAAGATCAGAAAGATTGTTCGATCTGTTGATATTGAATCAAAAAAGATTCAAAAAGAATATGGTGTCAGTATTCCTCAGGTATTGTGCTTGAATTTTCTTCATGACTCACCTAGTTATCAGGCAACTCAGGGTGAGATTCGCAAATTTTTAAATCTTAATTCATCAACTGTCAGCGGTATTATTAATCGTCTTGAAAAAAAAGGTTATCTGGCGCGCTTGCCAAAATCTGGAGATAAAAGGGTTGTAAATATTGCTTTGACTTCTGCAGGCGATTCACTATTAGATCGAATACCTGCGTTACTTCATGAACAGTTATCTGAAAGGCTCCAAAAATTAGACTCCAAAGAATTAGAAAGCGTGCAGCACAGTTTAAATACTTTGGTAAGATTACTAAATATTGAACAAGTAGAAGCTTCGCCTTTAATTACGCTAGAAAGTGATCTTGAAGAGGATGATGTTTTGAATCAATAG
- the ablA gene encoding lysine 2,3-aminomutase — MIYDNAQKEIAIKIAESSKLSNWKDWKWQLRHSIRSLEKFEYLTGIKFSEKERMDLNRTFEKFPLSITPYYLSLINKKDYRHDPVFKQAFGSVEELTTLKSELSDPLSEDKDSPVRGITHRYPDRVLFHVSNICSMYCRHCTRKRKVGDVDFVPSNDELMEGIEYIKRTPQVRDVLLSGGDPFMLPDSKIDWLLSEITKIPHVEIVRIGTRMPVVLPYRITDELISILKKYQPLWINTHFNHPNEITTSSKEALAKLADAGFPLGNQSVLLADVNDCPRIMKTLLHKLVQNRVRPYYLYQCDLSEGLSHFRTPIGKGIEIMESLIGHTSGFARPTYVIDAPGGGGKIPAMPNYIISWSTNKVVLRNYEGVITTYKEPDSYEPKLCDRNCEECDLELEVNVNNEELEAVGIEKLLSDNDDTISLIPENNERFQRRDDNA, encoded by the coding sequence ATGATATACGACAACGCACAAAAAGAAATTGCTATCAAAATAGCTGAATCTTCCAAGCTCTCAAATTGGAAAGACTGGAAATGGCAATTAAGACATTCTATCCGATCACTTGAGAAATTTGAATATCTGACAGGTATAAAGTTCAGTGAAAAAGAGCGAATGGATCTTAACAGAACATTTGAAAAGTTCCCGCTTTCAATTACGCCTTATTATTTATCGCTGATTAATAAAAAGGATTACAGACACGATCCCGTATTTAAGCAGGCTTTTGGTAGTGTTGAAGAGTTAACAACTTTAAAATCTGAGTTGTCAGATCCTTTATCTGAGGATAAAGATAGTCCTGTAAGGGGGATAACCCATCGTTATCCCGATCGTGTTTTGTTTCATGTTAGCAATATTTGTTCAATGTATTGCAGGCATTGTACACGTAAGCGAAAAGTGGGAGATGTTGACTTTGTGCCTTCCAATGATGAACTGATGGAAGGTATTGAATATATCAAAAGAACTCCACAGGTTAGGGATGTTTTACTTTCTGGAGGAGATCCGTTTATGTTACCTGACAGTAAAATAGATTGGTTGTTATCCGAAATTACTAAGATTCCCCATGTTGAAATAGTTCGTATAGGAACCAGAATGCCTGTTGTTCTTCCTTATAGAATTACGGATGAACTAATTTCAATTCTTAAGAAATATCAGCCACTTTGGATTAATACCCATTTTAATCATCCCAATGAAATTACTACCTCATCAAAAGAGGCCTTAGCAAAACTTGCTGATGCAGGTTTTCCTCTGGGGAATCAATCTGTTTTGTTAGCAGATGTTAATGATTGTCCGAGGATAATGAAGACTCTATTACACAAATTGGTTCAAAACAGGGTTCGCCCATATTATTTATATCAATGTGATTTGTCTGAAGGCCTTTCTCATTTCCGCACACCAATCGGTAAAGGAATTGAAATAATGGAAAGTTTGATAGGACATACAAGTGGATTTGCCCGTCCTACCTATGTGATTGATGCACCAGGAGGAGGAGGAAAGATTCCTGCCATGCCTAACTATATAATTTCATGGTCGACGAATAAAGTAGTGTTGCGAAATTATGAAGGAGTGATAACAACATACAAAGAGCCGGATAGCTATGAGCCAAAATTATGTGACAGAAATTGTGAAGAGTGTGACCTGGAACTAGAAGTAAATGTTAATAATGAAGAACTGGAAGCTGTTGGAATTGAAAAGCTTCTGTCTGACAATGATGATACAATATCTTTAATACCTGAAAATAATGAGCGTTTTCAAAGAAGAGATGATAATGCATGA
- the ablB gene encoding putative beta-lysine N-acetyltransferase has translation MSVFKEEMIMHDVAETIGNRSLIQHGKHNNRIYLMKLDIQEAELVINQLSSIARQNGYTKIFCKIPKKVAPLFIADGYILEGQIPHFYEGDHDACFMAKFLSSDRLLHIEKDQLGILSSLLQDETQSKLIYDSSESGYEVRRLNEADVDEMVSIYKEVFETYPFPIHDADYIKQTMHENVKYFGAFKNGVIGALASAEIDFKGKNAEMTDFATSAVHRGNGLSGILLKAMEKEMKEQGIYTLYTIARLNSVPMNKTFLRAGYRYSGTLIKNTNIAGTIESMNVYFKHI, from the coding sequence ATGAGCGTTTTCAAAGAAGAGATGATAATGCATGATGTTGCGGAAACCATTGGAAATAGATCACTTATTCAACATGGTAAACACAACAATCGCATTTATTTAATGAAATTAGATATACAGGAAGCTGAATTGGTTATTAATCAGCTTTCTTCTATTGCCCGGCAGAATGGGTATACGAAAATATTCTGCAAAATTCCCAAGAAGGTTGCCCCATTGTTTATTGCCGACGGGTATATATTGGAAGGGCAGATTCCTCATTTTTATGAAGGTGATCATGATGCTTGTTTTATGGCTAAATTTTTGAGTTCTGACCGTCTTCTTCATATTGAAAAAGATCAGTTAGGCATATTAAGTTCTTTACTTCAGGACGAAACGCAATCAAAATTGATTTATGATAGTAGTGAGTCGGGTTATGAAGTAAGGCGATTAAATGAGGCGGATGTTGACGAAATGGTATCAATATATAAGGAAGTGTTTGAAACATATCCTTTTCCTATTCATGATGCAGATTATATTAAGCAAACAATGCATGAGAATGTCAAATATTTCGGTGCTTTTAAGAATGGGGTAATTGGGGCGTTAGCTTCTGCGGAGATTGATTTCAAAGGTAAAAATGCTGAAATGACTGACTTCGCAACCAGTGCTGTTCATCGTGGTAATGGCCTATCAGGTATTTTACTAAAAGCGATGGAGAAAGAGATGAAGGAGCAGGGAATCTATACTTTATATACCATAGCCAGACTTAATTCTGTGCCAATGAATAAAACTTTTCTAAGAGCTGGATACCGTTATTCAGGTACCTTGATTAAGAACACGAATATTGCTGGCACCATCGAAAGTATGAACGTTTATTTTAAACACATATAA
- a CDS encoding MarC family protein encodes MEQIIKSVTMLLVLLNPFLIIVYLIDIVKKKSKAIFTKVMIRASLISSVVFCSFALLGDTIFDSVFNASFASFQIFGGVVFLLTGIQFVFKGSASIETLRGESKYVAGAIAMPIFIGPGTISYSVFIGERLDKIQAIIAIVVAIALCTSIILILKHIHDKIQQQKEELIEQYIDIAGRVIALLIGTVSIELIMNGLGYWAKIIS; translated from the coding sequence ATGGAGCAAATAATCAAATCTGTTACCATGTTGTTGGTTTTGCTTAATCCTTTCCTGATTATTGTTTACCTGATAGATATTGTCAAAAAGAAATCGAAAGCAATTTTTACAAAGGTGATGATCAGAGCTTCGTTAATTAGTTCTGTTGTGTTTTGTTCCTTTGCATTGTTGGGTGACACTATCTTTGACTCGGTATTTAATGCCAGTTTTGCTTCTTTTCAAATTTTCGGTGGAGTCGTTTTTCTATTAACGGGGATACAATTTGTATTTAAAGGAAGTGCTTCCATTGAGACGTTGAGAGGTGAATCTAAATATGTGGCCGGTGCGATTGCTATGCCAATATTTATTGGGCCCGGAACAATTAGTTACAGTGTGTTTATTGGCGAACGTCTTGATAAAATTCAGGCAATAATAGCTATTGTGGTGGCAATTGCTCTTTGTACATCTATCATTCTTATATTAAAGCATATTCACGACAAAATACAGCAACAAAAAGAGGAGCTCATTGAACAATACATTGATATTGCCGGACGTGTTATTGCTCTTCTTATCGGTACTGTTTCCATTGAATTAATAATGAATGGATTGGGGTATTGGGCAAAAATTATTAGCTAA
- a CDS encoding sodium:solute symporter family protein, whose amino-acid sequence MHIVDILIFCSYLIVMLGVGFYFMRKNNSTDDYYVGGRKLSSMHIGLSVVATDVGGGFSIGLGGLGFTMGLSGSWLLFTGLLGAWLSGVLLIPKVSDLAREKGFLSFPQYLEHVFDKRVALLAGLISAIGYIGFTSSQILAGAKLASSTFPALSITQALLIMGTVAVVYTVLGGLKAVIYTDTIQWIVLMGGLILVGLPFAYIKIGGIEAIRETLDPSFLSLQTISWQKVVNWMFTIIPIWFIGMTLYQRIYAAKDTKTAQRGWFIAGLFEYPIMAFIGVILGMFARVAMENNQLPGYALDSLDAEMGLPVLLKTILPVGFLGVVLSAYFSAIMSTADSCLMAASGNILTDVLKKHRAKKSLLYSQILTLIIGVIALLLAVKMTSVLDLMLHSYSFMVSGMIVPVLAALFTKQTSSIAALTSMITGGTTTLLLILSGLQLPMGLDANIYGIATALFVYILVVKASGKLAYK is encoded by the coding sequence ATGCATATAGTAGATATTCTCATTTTTTGTTCCTATCTGATTGTAATGCTCGGGGTAGGTTTTTATTTCATGCGAAAAAATAACTCTACAGATGATTATTATGTTGGAGGGCGCAAACTAAGTAGCATGCATATTGGTCTGTCTGTTGTTGCAACAGACGTCGGTGGAGGATTTTCAATAGGACTTGGAGGATTGGGTTTTACAATGGGTTTATCGGGGAGCTGGTTGTTGTTTACTGGCTTGTTGGGTGCCTGGTTGAGTGGTGTGCTATTGATCCCAAAAGTTTCGGATCTGGCGAGAGAGAAAGGTTTTTTGTCTTTCCCTCAATACCTCGAGCATGTGTTTGATAAACGAGTAGCACTTTTAGCCGGATTAATTTCTGCTATTGGATATATTGGTTTTACCAGTTCGCAAATTCTTGCTGGTGCCAAATTGGCTTCATCAACTTTTCCGGCTCTTTCTATTACCCAGGCTTTATTGATAATGGGTACTGTGGCAGTAGTTTATACAGTTCTGGGGGGATTAAAGGCAGTAATTTATACCGATACTATTCAGTGGATTGTGTTAATGGGGGGATTAATCTTGGTTGGTCTTCCCTTTGCCTACATAAAGATTGGAGGCATTGAAGCCATCCGGGAAACCCTGGATCCTTCGTTTTTGAGTTTACAGACGATAAGTTGGCAAAAAGTTGTGAACTGGATGTTTACCATCATTCCTATCTGGTTTATCGGCATGACACTTTATCAACGTATTTATGCTGCTAAAGATACCAAAACAGCTCAACGTGGATGGTTTATTGCTGGACTGTTCGAATATCCCATCATGGCTTTTATTGGTGTAATACTCGGAATGTTTGCGCGAGTAGCTATGGAAAATAATCAGTTACCTGGTTATGCCTTAGACAGTCTGGATGCGGAAATGGGTCTGCCTGTCTTACTTAAAACTATTCTGCCTGTCGGTTTTCTGGGTGTTGTTTTATCTGCCTATTTCTCAGCAATAATGTCAACAGCTGATAGCTGTTTAATGGCTGCGTCAGGTAATATATTAACCGATGTTCTGAAAAAACACAGAGCAAAAAAGAGTCTCCTGTATTCACAAATACTTACCTTAATTATTGGTGTGATAGCTCTTCTGCTGGCAGTTAAAATGACTAGTGTGCTGGATCTGATGCTACATTCATACTCTTTTATGGTGTCAGGTATGATTGTTCCGGTGTTGGCAGCCTTGTTCACTAAACAAACCAGTTCCATTGCTGCCTTAACTTCTATGATCACAGGAGGTACAACTACATTGCTGCTCATCCTTTCCGGCCTCCAATTACCAATGGGACTTGATGCTAATATTTATGGAATAGCTACTGCTTTATTTGTTTATATTCTGGTGGTTAAAGCCTCCGGGAAGCTTGCATATAAATAG
- a CDS encoding L-threonylcarbamoyladenylate synthase produces the protein MHDDLKKALEVLRNGGILLYPTDTIWGIGCDATNAEAVKRIYELKQRADSKSMLVLLDNTAKLASYVNDIPEVAYDMAELTNKPLTIIYDDAKNLAPNLIADDGSIGIRITEEEFSKELCARFKKPIVSTSANVSGEPSPQNFSQISDVIKKGVDFIVEYRQNETSNPAPSSIVKLGKGGEIKIIRE, from the coding sequence ATGCACGACGATTTAAAAAAGGCTCTTGAAGTTTTACGCAACGGGGGTATACTATTATATCCTACGGATACCATTTGGGGTATTGGATGTGATGCTACCAACGCTGAAGCTGTAAAACGAATTTATGAATTGAAGCAACGAGCCGACTCTAAAAGTATGTTGGTATTACTTGATAATACTGCCAAGCTGGCCTCGTATGTGAATGATATTCCGGAAGTAGCCTATGATATGGCAGAGTTAACCAATAAGCCATTGACTATTATTTATGATGACGCCAAAAATCTTGCTCCAAACCTGATAGCAGATGATGGTAGTATTGGTATTCGTATTACAGAAGAAGAGTTTTCAAAAGAGTTGTGCGCCCGTTTTAAAAAGCCTATTGTCAGTACTTCGGCAAATGTTAGTGGAGAGCCTTCACCACAAAACTTTAGCCAGATAAGTGATGTAATTAAAAAAGGTGTTGATTTTATTGTTGAATACCGTCAGAATGAAACAAGTAATCCGGCTCCTTCCAGTATTGTTAAGCTCGGAAAAGGCGGAGAGATAAAGATTATCAGGGAATGA
- a CDS encoding acyl-CoA thioesterase codes for MQEITFHHNTSVQIRFNDIDSFGHVNNATIQEYFDLGRMHYIHDVFGDDFFKRTQALIIASIHTDFIIPVFLKDQIEVKTAIVKIGTKSLNMEQHVIDVKTQETKVVCKSVMVAFDTKMHQAIEILSEWRQKIGEAEKWS; via the coding sequence ATGCAAGAAATAACATTTCATCATAACACCTCGGTTCAAATTCGTTTTAACGATATTGATTCATTCGGACATGTCAACAATGCTACTATTCAGGAGTATTTCGATTTAGGTCGTATGCACTATATTCATGATGTTTTTGGAGATGACTTTTTTAAAAGAACACAGGCTTTAATCATTGCATCTATCCATACCGACTTTATTATTCCGGTATTTTTAAAAGATCAGATTGAAGTTAAAACGGCCATTGTAAAAATAGGCACCAAGAGTCTGAATATGGAACAACATGTTATCGATGTCAAAACACAGGAAACCAAGGTGGTGTGCAAATCAGTGATGGTTGCCTTTGATACTAAAATGCATCAGGCCATAGAGATTTTATCTGAGTGGCGTCAGAAAATTGGTGAGGCGGAGAAATGGTCTTAA
- the rimM gene encoding ribosome maturation factor RimM (Essential for efficient processing of 16S rRNA), with product MIDKHECRQIGIIVKTHGIKGELVVRLFDEFNIDHLDTEFLFIELDGGLVPFFLEEAREKNKTDVLVKLELAKEESEIERLIDGRVYVKKGTVDETADDEAFSAYQLVGYSVQAIGIGPLGKIVAIKDISKNPLFEIEFEGREILVPIVEDFIVNIDDENEVIIFELPEGLIDLD from the coding sequence ATGATTGATAAGCACGAGTGTAGACAAATTGGTATCATTGTAAAAACACACGGTATAAAAGGTGAATTGGTAGTTCGCTTATTTGATGAATTCAACATTGACCATTTAGATACCGAGTTTTTGTTTATTGAGTTAGATGGTGGTCTGGTACCCTTTTTCCTGGAAGAAGCCCGAGAAAAAAACAAGACCGATGTACTGGTTAAACTGGAATTGGCTAAAGAAGAATCGGAGATTGAGCGCCTGATTGACGGGCGGGTATATGTAAAAAAAGGCACTGTTGATGAAACCGCTGATGATGAAGCATTCTCAGCATATCAATTAGTGGGTTATTCTGTTCAGGCTATTGGCATTGGTCCACTGGGTAAGATTGTTGCCATAAAAGACATCTCTAAAAACCCATTGTTCGAAATCGAATTTGAAGGCCGCGAAATACTTGTCCCCATCGTAGAAGATTTCATTGTGAATATCGACGACGAAAATGAAGTTATTATTTTTGAATTACCCGAAGGATTGATTGATCTTGATTAG